In the genome of Malania oleifera isolate guangnan ecotype guangnan chromosome 5, ASM2987363v1, whole genome shotgun sequence, the window TCAATTTCTTACTTCATTGACtcatttaataaaatttataaaaatcagGTCATAAAAAACTCATAATGCTGCACAACAATTGAAATAGAATAGAACATCTAGTTACAATTATAAGTATGAGTGTTTTTGGTCCATCAATCACCCAAAAACCAAATTGACCACATTTTTTTTGTAGTATCCTCCCCAAGATTCCAAGATAGTAGGCCAACAACTTGATACTCAGTTGTtcgtttttgttttcattttttttttccagtcaTGACTTTATGTTTATTCTTTTCCAGGTTTGCAGCAACTGTGCTCTATCTTCAGTGTATTAGCCATAACACCCTCGGTCCTTGATGTGCCCACAAGGACACCCTCTTGTATGTGTATAATGATgattttttccctctcttttagGGCCTACTTGTATACTGAGAGTTCTTGCTCCTACAAGCTGCTGGTGTTCAAAATTTGTAGTTTCCGGAAGAGATCAATGTTGTTCAAATATAGGTGAGGTTccaattttaacaaaatttgttATTGTTTGGATTAAATGGAATTTGTGCCCATTTTGTTCAACCCTAACTTGAACACTTTTACCAGCATTCAATCTGGCTGCACTTAATAAAACTGAATGGTAAAGGTAAAACTGTTTCTCATCTTATTTTTGAGCAAGGTGCTTTtggattttttttgtaaaataggTAAGATCAAAACAGTGACAAATTATCATTAATACTGGACTGGAAGACTCCCACTGGCAATATATGTTGTGGCTAATGTAAAAACTGGCAGCAGAAACAAAATTGCTgccttttttttctatttaaatcATTGTGTTCTTTTTATGGGTTTTGCTCAACAAAAATGATGCTTTAGTTTCAGCAATAGATGGAGAAATTTACTGCTATAAATTCACCAATGTATTGTACAGTGTTACAGGTAAAGTAAAAATGGCTCCTTGATTTGATTTCAGATGAGGCATTtgctgttttaatttttttttttttgggtcaaaaAATATACTATTGGagaggtcttggatttggatttattttagatttggataagatgtaatataaaattatattgaaatttgtccaaatccacccaaattcaACTCTAATGTCCGAAATCTATGCTTCCAAACAAAACTAAAGAAAACAACGTTGTTTCAAAATTCTTGTTAACTGATAAAAATTTTCCTATCACTCTATTTTCCTGTTAAAAGTTATAAAATGTCTATGGCAGAAATAAAACTGTCACATGTTAAAATTACATTAAGAGCTTCTTGAGAAGCctgggaaaaaagaaaaaaacaacaacaacaacaatgacaACAACAACTAGAAATTTGAAACCCCTAATGATAGACAGATCTAACAGCAAAGCAATATGTTGGGGCTGAGATTTTAACTCTTCTAAAACAGCTTTTATGATAAAATGTTACAAACTGGATACTTGTGCAACAGCATCTTTCCCAGCACACACTGTAAATGCTATTTATTCTATTGTATGACTTTGTGCAACCAAAGCTTACCAGAAAAATGGACAGTTCCCTCTTGTTTAGTTTGTCACTAGATACCTATACCATTCCCACCATTTGACAAGCTGCTACCTTCATAAAATCCAAACCATAGTTCAAAAGctatatacatattttttgaaTGGAAACATCATAATTTGATGCAGTTTTAGGATGGGCAGGTGCTGCCAAGTGAACTTCCCAGAGTTGCATGAGAGGCTAGGTGAACAGAGAGTTTGATTGTACTGCTCTGAGATGATTTATGTACGTCAATACACTCCTCAAGATCAGCATCACATGTCAAGAGAACCCACTCAGAGTCATCATCCAAGTACTTGAGATCAAAACTTCCCATTTCATCTATATTGAAGCGGTTCCCAATCTCCTGCTGTAGATCTATGAAACTCCAATTCTGTTGCAAGCTGAAACGGACTTTTTCTTCCCCGAAAGTGGCTTTAGCTCTGAAAGCACCCCCATATCTTAAACCCCAGGCACCACTCTTTGGTAAAGATGGAGAAGTCTCCACTCTAGCGTGCTCATTGATGGATTTATGACCGTGGAATTTCGACACAATCTTTGGTTCTTGATTGGTAGCAAGTAATTCGACAGAACTGCATGGTCTCTTTAATTTTGGCACAATCTTTGGTTCTTGATTGGAAGCAAGTAATTTGACAGAACTGCATGTTCTCTTTAGAACCCAATCAGTATCTTCTGTAACCACAGCATCTCCATTTTGCTTTGCTCCAGTGGAACAACAGTAGCTTGAACTGGAGCTCTGGCTGCATGAAGAGGATGGGGATCTTGTGGCAGCACTGGGGCTGAATAAGCCACCCTCTGGTTGGGGGTTTAAGTTTGATTGCTTTGAATGGTCGCTCATCTTCACCGGGGGAAAGGGGGCAGCCCCTGTTAAATTTGGAGAGCTCAATTCTGGAAAGTTTGTGTAGAAAGAGCTAAGTTGAATGGTTCCATCAACACCTTGCACAGAGTCGATCACAAGTTGGAGCTTTCTTAAAGAGTGTCCAACCTTCTTGATTTTACGGGAAGGCCAGCGAGTAATCCCATGTTGCCTGCATATCCTTTTCAGAGTAGTAGGGCATACTGCAATTGTGTCAAACTGGATCAGTAGCCAGTAAGCTGGATAAAGTCTTTCAAGTGCATAAACATTATGACAAATTCTGAAAAAAGAAAACAGACTGCAAACTCTTTGCATGATCTAGGTTGAAAGGAATCTCTTACACTATCCAGAAGAATCTAAGCTCAATCCAGTCCAGAAAGCATATTTTGCTGAGAATTTCAAGAATTATTTGGAAGGCAGTGGAGGAACTGAGGAAGGCAATGCATGCTtgaagccatgaagcatatattgcCATATTTTGGAACTAGTCCCACAATTTTCGTGGGATTAATACAAATTGGCTTCAGTTTATGAGATGGTTACATCTAATTTcgaaattccaaagaatatttttGTGTCAGTTGTTTCCATGTGAAAATTAaagataataagaaaaaaaaaaaggcgcaGAATGCTCAATATTGCATGCCTGTAAGTCAAAACTAGTGTGAAGAGCATTTTTAATTACAGATGCAATGCTGCACCTAGTTCTTAGGAACTAAAGAGTGTCCAGTGTGCCAGCAGGGCAATAATTTCAAGGCTTGTGACTTTTTGACACgaagagttaaaaaaaaaaaatttaagaattaaagACAAAAACGAAGAGCTTATGATGACTACAATATCCTAATCTTGGACCGCAAAAAATTTTAAGAGGAACTTGAGAAGAGGAAAGCACTGTGGCATTGTACAataagaaaattttgaattatacAGAATAATTATGGGTTGCTTGTACATGAAACATTTGGGATTGTTCAGAGTTTTCATAGTTGAGAAAATTTTATTGAAGGCAATCTCTCAACTAAATCATGGATGCCATCAAGGCAGTCTCTTAAGTTAATCATCCATTTTTCTGTTCTCAATTGTTAGCATAACACAAATTTCAACAAATAGAAGACAAGTATATGCAGTTTTAGCAGTGATGGGTATTTTCCTACCACCAATACTCTTAGCAGCATCTTTTAGGCTCCCAGCGAAGTACTGCTGAAGAACTTGCAAGCTGATACTCTTCTCTGTCTTGGTTCGTCTCTTGCCATCTGTTTTTCTTCCCCGTAGAGAGTGATGCCCACCCAAAAAAGAAGAATCTCCACGGTCCATAGTGCTACCTCTGGGTCTAAAATCTTGCTGAAACTGCCCATTTTCTGGACATGTCTGTGCTCGATGCAACGCCGTCCCTGTGTTATACCAACAGCTAGTCATCTTGAACTCCTCTTTTGGCTCTTCTATCTGATAATCCAATGAGACAGACACTCCTTTCCCCTTCTGTTGGGTCTTCATCATATGGGCAATCCAGGATGACTCTTTTGAGGAGGCATTTTTTGGAATAGCAGATTCCATTTTTTCAGTTCCTTGTCTATTAAATCTGCCATCTGAAACAGCTACAATTTTTCTATCTGGGATGGCTGCTGCTTCTGGCTCTGCATGCTCAATGACACCCATGCCATGGCAAGCCTGTCTCACAAAGACATACAAAGAGTTCAGAATCCGATTTTGTTCTTGACTGTCTCGGCATTGAATTGGTAAGAAGAACTCCAAGACAAAATCAGCTGATACAGTATGCATGCTTTGGAGGCGAAGAGCTGCAGCCCCACGCAAGCCAATCACCCTAGCAtggtgagagagaggatattCTGCCACGCTGAAAGCAGTTATGTCTGGTTCAAAGCATAACTGGTTTGTTGTAAATGCTCTCCCAACAATGCCTTGGTGTCTCAATAAGTGATACTCAGAGCATGCCTCATGAAAACCCAGAACTTGCTGATCAGCAGCAAAGAAAGCGGAATCAATGGTGGAAACGCACTGAGCAGAGTTCTTGTGAGAATGCCAGCACCCACCTTTGCCTTGTTGTTCGCACGGGAACCAAGTCTGAGCTAAAGGAAGATTATGCATCTCACAGAGGGATTTCAAAATCTCCACAATTTCGGGCAATGCGGCTTGGTGTGACGTTGTGCAAGCCTGATAAAAGAAGCATACTGGTGATCACAGGAAAGAGTGCTAAATTTCAGTGAGTAGGGGTAAATGATTTTGAGATATTACTACTGTACCTTCACTTTAGGGGGGTGGAAGAACTCAGAACTCTTAAGATCAACAGCCTGCAAATCAATATGATTGTTCAAAAATGATGAGTAAGAGTCGTTTTTCAGGTTTGAAGTAGCCACAAGACAGTAGCACTTTTTTTAAGGTATTCAATTTTCAAAGAGGGAAAAGGACTTGAAACAACTCATTGACGGAGAGAAGGGTAAAAAACATGATCAAATTGAAGATGAAAGAAAGGATAAAAGGAAACTGAGTGAAAATGTGGAGAATAAGAATTTCATGTGTGCATGTGTTTGTACAGCATAGAAGAACAGGAGGAATGAGGAAGGGCACCTCAAGAGCTTTGCAGACATTCTCAAGCTCAGGACGATAATTGATCTTTTGAGAGGTTGTCACTATCTCAACAACACCCAAGCAATTCCCACTGCCTTGCTCAAAAATAGGAAGGGCAAGAGACCCACAAACATCATACCTCTGAGCATAGCCAACACGAGCGTATTCATCACTCCTGAAGAAACGAACATCTGGAGTCCACTCAGGCACTTTCCCCAAGAAAACCCGACCAGGCAAACCAACCAATTCCTTTGAATCCTCCTCAGCTGGGAATTTATACTTCTTGGAAACATTTCTGTAATTTGCAAGACTCTGGCAGCTGGGGGTAAGAGCAAACGGCTGGCGATTAGTTGTAAGGACCTTTTTGCCGCCTTTCTTTACAGGCACCCAAAATTGAATTAGAGCATTCCTATCTTTTGTAGATTCTTTCATATATGCAACTGCCATCATCAATCTCTCTCTGACAGAGGAAGAAGGACCCAGATCTTCCATCGCCCCAATCCACCATCTTCCACTTAGTTCAGTGCTTTGAACCACAAAATTTTCACTCTGGACTGAAGCTATTGAAATTTGAACTTTTTTCTGGGATTGAGATTGAGTTCCAACATGTTCTTCCATTGGGGAATGAAGATAAGGATTGTAGGGGCAATTCAGTTGTAGTAATTCTTGGGAGCTTTTCTGATGAGGGTTTGGATTCAAACAGCCGGTGCTACTCTCTTGAGTAACCAAATTATGTGACGTGTTATTCAGACCATTGGAAGTGGAGTAGCCTGGCTGTAGAAGGTTGAATCCATCTGTGGTCTCCAACCGGCATCCTTCGGACAAGAGTTCATCCATAAAATCGAAATCAACAGCAGTATCCAACACATTCTCCAACATAGTGTTCGTCAAATATGCACCATCTTCCATACTGAATTTCCTTCAAATATTTGTCTAGAGCCTATTCCatttttaaatgcaaacaatTCAGGATCCAAAACACAGAAAAAGGGTAAAGAtgaaaaacaaaaagagaaaCTCCCAGGAAAGAATTCTTTCACAGGTCTTCCAAAATCCAATCTGCCCATGCTGCAGCAACATCCTCAACAAAAATACTTTTGCAACTGCAACAAGAAATATGTTTCAGAGGCAGAAAGCCAAACCAGTTTCATGGATGAACGAACTcaccaaaaatataaacaaaagatagattgattaatttattttttaaatggtgctctaaactctaaaaaaaatatgaaaaccaCCACTAGTTTAAACACGTCCA includes:
- the LOC131156551 gene encoding protein NLP2-like; protein product: MEDGAYLTNTMLENVLDTAVDFDFMDELLSEGCRLETTDGFNLLQPGYSTSNGLNNTSHNLVTQESSTGCLNPNPHQKSSQELLQLNCPYNPYLHSPMEEHVGTQSQSQKKVQISIASVQSENFVVQSTELSGRWWIGAMEDLGPSSSVRERLMMAVAYMKESTKDRNALIQFWVPVKKGGKKVLTTNRQPFALTPSCQSLANYRNVSKKYKFPAEEDSKELVGLPGRVFLGKVPEWTPDVRFFRSDEYARVGYAQRYDVCGSLALPIFEQGSGNCLGVVEIVTTSQKINYRPELENVCKALEAVDLKSSEFFHPPKVKACTTSHQAALPEIVEILKSLCEMHNLPLAQTWFPCEQQGKGGCWHSHKNSAQCVSTIDSAFFAADQQVLGFHEACSEYHLLRHQGIVGRAFTTNQLCFEPDITAFSVAEYPLSHHARVIGLRGAAALRLQSMHTVSADFVLEFFLPIQCRDSQEQNRILNSLYVFVRQACHGMGVIEHAEPEAAAIPDRKIVAVSDGRFNRQGTEKMESAIPKNASSKESSWIAHMMKTQQKGKGVSVSLDYQIEEPKEEFKMTSCWYNTGTALHRAQTCPENGQFQQDFRPRGSTMDRGDSSFLGGHHSLRGRKTDGKRRTKTEKSISLQVLQQYFAGSLKDAAKSIGVCPTTLKRICRQHGITRWPSRKIKKVGHSLRKLQLVIDSVQGVDGTIQLSSFYTNFPELSSPNLTGAAPFPPVKMSDHSKQSNLNPQPEGGLFSPSAATRSPSSSCSQSSSSSYCCSTGAKQNGDAVVTEDTDWVLKRTCSSVKLLASNQEPKIVPKLKRPCSSVELLATNQEPKIVSKFHGHKSINEHARVETSPSLPKSGAWGLRYGGAFRAKATFGEEKVRFSLQQNWSFIDLQQEIGNRFNIDEMGSFDLKYLDDDSEWVLLTCDADLEECIDVHKSSQSSTIKLSVHLASHATLGSSLGSTCPS